DNA from Gouania willdenowi chromosome 15, fGouWil2.1, whole genome shotgun sequence:
ttccattacagctggtatgaagtgggtcaatcaaccctgagtatataaaccttgggttacttacgtgcatgcgcacgataaaaagccatcatcaatggatcagagatttactCGAGCTGCCGTGACAACCAAatggaagagagtgatttattcaccctaatgggtgaaataagctggtgtttaaggaatatgagcctgttctaaaggtgcgttcagtcttcagtgattatagtggcttaaatcacccgtaattagtcacactttttggtcacttcatcactttattgcttcagtgacgtgacgagcattgaataatatgaataaaatgtgtttgaggagacgtgtcagcagcataggatgctacatagagagccctcctgttacactggatataaagacagtgactgacgcttgatatcacatcatttatattgatttttaatgtaatattgtcaccagagtcatctcgacctcctaaaaaatatcattaaaaaaacacaagcggAACGCGAACCCGCGACCCATCAATTTCAAGaccagcgtcacaattcactgcgccatcataccaTCAAAGAGacgtgatctacagatttaactttataaaaatatgaaacaacaatcgagccttaaaagtggattcatttaaattatcatctcctcctttatattatccacaggtttgtattcagagaactttactacagacgtcagtagatgttttaatgcagatcaacctctcagtgtctttaactaaatgatctgtatccacaatgttatgaAGAAAATTaccgttatcacaaaaaaaaaaaaaaataacataaagcaacacaacattagtaatgatgtgaacacatctgtggtgtgtgatgttactaatatgtttcagagaagagtgttaaggttcattaaagtcttcagaaacggtgttaaggtgggcggagccaggtagaaacccagggtttctttgataaaacctgccagtgaccagtttagttcacggacaatgttgccatggtaacatactcagagaagaacatacctcgcgtttaggaatgagatactcagagtttccctcatttgagtccaaacatactcagagtttgaacataacccactttatggaatacccctcaggtctTCATACACGATTTGGATTTTTTATTTGGAGAAATCGGATTTTTCTGAGTGCTTGTTcacattacattaaatattacTTCTATCAGTTTAGATTATGATCTGTGACCCACAAGCACTAAAGAGGTCCTGAGCTCATGTGACCACGCAGGCTGTGTTTCAGCTCCATAACAGTCCATTCATgttaaataaaagattgatatGTTTTTCATGGAACGAAGAATGGTGACATTTAATGATGTAAAGGTCAGATAAATGCAACCTGGTGGTTTAGACAGCAGTTGCATTGCAAAAAATCAGATATGCATCAGATTTAGGAACATGTATTAAAGTGACCTGGGtcggatttgaaaaacaaaatgtaaacattgaTTTGTGCTGTTCACATTAGGCCCTATTCTCCTGTTTGCTGCTTTTTAATGGACTGATCTTTGACGTGTATTCTCCCATCCAGACATCGCTGATGTTTATTGATGTggaattgttgggttttttttcttgacatttttatattttgtgacaAGCATTATGAGATAACATATTGTTAGAAGTAGCAgttgaaatgaaaatgtaattgacacgcCCACTGTATGTAAATAGACCCAACGCGTTTCCTtaacacttgtaaatgtcaatgaaatccgtgaaaatgataaacgCCCACTTTAACAAcctgtctttttctttctctctcataTCAACGACACATTTCTTTTATCAAGATACTGTCGGAATTTCCTACATTCAAAAATGATGAGCGCATCATCCGTCATCATCCGTCATCTATACTGTGAGCAACTTTAAGACTCTACATAAACATCATAAACTATCCACAGCATGGagaaaataatgttttacaCTAAGGCTTCAAAAGAATAAAGTGAATAATGAATAGTGGAAAAAAATAAGATTACCACAAAGAAACTGAACAATACCTGTATATAAAATTGGAGCGTGCTACCTACCTTTGGTTttcatttaatctttttatcTATTGTCGTGCCTTTTTTTGTACAACCCAGTCACCAGTTAGCtccatattacaaaataaaaataataaagttaaataataaaaacatactgtgagctctaaagcctgcaCGAGTGTGTAGCGCTGCAGGTTTGAGGGAAATAATGCAACGTGGACTTTGACAGTGTCTGTGATCCTCCAGCGTATCCTGCTTTATTACTGAGGAGACAGAAatgatgtttgcagtgaaaaaaaCTACTGGCTTCCTATATATTACAATGtcttaaatgtaaaatgttcaaTAATGATGGAGCTGAGGTGACCTAAAGCAGAGCATCATTTATAAATGTGTCTGAATCACCCTCTGCATagatgacagcttgtttcacttgaTATTTAAGATTGTTTGATCAACCTGTGCCTTTACGTTGTACATAGAATAAAAATAGTTGGACAGTCAGATCTGAGATTCATCAGTGTTCAATAAACGAGCTGCTGCAGATGACGTGCTCACCCTGAGATGCACACTTATGCTCTCCTTAGACTATATTCTAATCCTACTGATATCACGTTCACCTCATCTGACAGGTGATCACAGTGCTCGATCAGTCTGTGTCGTAGCGGGTCGTTAGTGATGGTAGCTGCAGTCTCTGCGTCCCTCTCCTCCCCCAACAGGAAGTAAACCATCTGCAGCAGCAGAGCCTCAGACGTCACCTGCCTGATGATTCTGTTGAGCAGTGCTGTGGAGGTGAGGATGCCCACCTCTGACCTGTGGCACACAAACACCTGTGTGTATTAGTCTCACACAGACGTGCCACATGGTCAGTCTGACGCTGGTACGTACGTCTGCATGAGCTGTGGCTCCATCACAGCCACAAAGAATCGTTCCCTCACAGCTTTGGCCATCACAACAGCTGCTGACTGGAAAAAACAAGAAGGAAGTTCAGTGTTGGGAATAATGGCGTTACTAACGGCATTATCATTTTTCAGTAGTGGGTAATCTGATTAATTACTATTTTGTCCGTTACAACGGCGTTACCGTTAGCGACAATGAAATGTGGCACGTTATTTTTATGCACTGATAAGCTGTTATCTGACCCAACGGCTCACTCAGCCAAGATGAGACAGAAGCTGCAAGTAAGGTGAGGGGAGGGGcttacacagacacacacataataaTGATTGGCTAAAGGTGGAGTCAAATTTCATGGTAAGCCAATCTGTGCCAGAGTTCAGGTAAGTGGGCGTTGCTACCTAGCTCAGTGTTTCACACGAGACAGAGAACAGAGAGGACTAGATGTGACAATGTGGAGCCTGGAGCAGTCTGTTGTTTTAAAACTGGCGTTTACAGCGTGAAAGTACAATCACTACTTCAACCTGTTGGttgtaaaaggaaaaaagagtCCACTTCATACGTAAGTTATTCTAATCTAATGAAACATGTCTTAGCGGTGCACGCTGCTGCTAAGCTAGTGACCAAAACAAATAACGCTATTAAGGCTGCCAGTGCTGCTCGGAGCAGGTCAGGTGACATCAGGGAAGGACATGGAGATGGAGCCACTGCGTTAAAGCAGCAAAGGCTGGATTTTTCTTCCCCACAGACTGAACTGAATGCTCTAATAGGCAGGTATACGAGTGAAAACATGCTACCATTAGCAACTGTGGACTCATTCAGAGCTTTAATTTCTCTCTCTGACACAAATCAACATAAGTTGAAGTTATTGTATTCATTGTATTTAAAAAGCACTAATTGTTAACAAACTGCTCAATTttgttttggtaaaaaaattgaatcacctttttttcattttgcactACGTTGaattaaaagcactttttgtttaaactgatgcactgtagttttatttccaataaaataaataaaataaacatctatGCTGTTCTACTTTATACTGCTGGCCCTTGAAACCCtataaaaatgtgaattctttttcctgtttgaaggtttttcaaaaaaaataacgcAAAAATTACTTTACCTAGTAATTAGATACATTTACAAAgctgtaactcagttactaactcagttactttttagagaaagtaactagtagtaactataacaaattacttttttaaactaatttgcCCTATCACTGGTGAGAGGTGGAAGTAGAATAAAGCAGTGAGTCAGCAGTAAAACCTTGTGAGCCTCTTTGATGAGCTGGTCGCAGTAATCCAACCATGACAGGAAGGAGATAAGAGCCCTCTTCCCCGTGAACACAGCAGCATCCTCTTTCAGGTTATACACGTCTAGACTtcaagaagagaaagaaaaaattaagtcTTTTTTACTAAATTAAAAAGCAACTGAACCCCAAAcccatttatttctgctgaatacatatgtatttgggtattaaataGTGCTGGTGATTGATCCtcgtccaacttttaacattttagtaaaaatattttaatttagcgtatttagttgtaaaatgtcagagtgactgtcCTCTCAGGGTTGAACACCAACTATTActattgaattttgctattggctgagacagaATACAAGGTGTCATTTGgaccagagccgtatagagagagagttacgtcaactccgttcactccaatggttcaGTTTTTTCACAGCAATGTCGGTTCATGCTGACTCACATTCGTTCCCCGAAAGTGAGCGATTAACTGATGATGAAGCCTTTTGAAGCCACAGCAGAGAGAGAGTTTGTGATGCATTTTTGAACGGTAAcatgtttaaataatcatattgatattattattatcaacatATATAAACtcattaacgtgtgcattaaagcatgtcaGTGGATTATCCCCCAATAAACTAGTAGATTAAGGGATAAATAGCAGATAACAGGTAAGGATATGCTCACGTTACTGGATAAGTAACACAGCGTTAACCTCAAGGTTCAATTATATTAATGACATTTTATCCAACGATGTGGAATTAGACAAAAtaagtttgaaataaaaatgaaataaataaatgaaatacttttaaattaaattaatgaattaaatattaCTTTAGGACATATGATTGTACAGTGAAGAGTGAAAAATTAGGAATGGATTTTTGGAGGAGTACGAGCTAGGATGATAAATTTAATGTAAACTAAAAGGGAGGAAAGCTATTATTTGTGATATTGCTATGAATTTAAACTGCATATTTGAGATTTCTAAACAGCAAgtggatttaattttttaagcTTTGAGTTTCTCCtaactgtaaatatcatgtaaaAACTCAACTAATTATGATCATGGCAGAAGGAAAGGGAAGTTAGAAACCCTAAGTGAGATTGAAAGCACACAGAAGTTAAAAATAGgccaataatgttgaaaatattgttgataatgcagttattgacgccAAATTACCGAAAATTCCAGTGATGTCAATTGATTTGAATAGGTCGCCATTTTCTTCCGGGTTACGaattcagtcttacatgaatcacgtgacggtgAAGGATTTTGGACTTCCGTTGACGCAATTGTCTCTTTATACGGCTCTGATTTGTACCATTGTGCATCATCAACTGTCATTGTTGGCCCCGCCCTTcatataaaagctgagaggagggactAGTTTTCCTcctatcacagccctcagtgagcttTGACTGACAGCTCCAATGAGGACCTCCTTTCTGCAGCAGTGATGTTTGTGACTCTGTTTCTATGAAGAGCAGATTCTGGGTTCATCAAGCCACGTGTGTATCTACAGACACATCATGAATGCTATAGTGTCTGTAGGGCTGTGTGTGCGTGAACGCTATAGTGTCTGTAGGGCTGTGTGCGTGTGAATGCTATAGTGTCTGTAGGGCTGTGTGTGCGTGAACGCTATAGTGTCTgtagggctgtgtgtgtgtgaacgctatagtgtctgtagggctgtgtgtgcgtgaatgctatagtgtctgtagggctgtgtgtgcgtgaacgctatagtgtctgtagggctgtgtgcgtgtgaatgctatagtgtctgtagggctgtgtgtgcgtgaacgctatagtgtctgtagggctgtgtgtgtgtgaacgctatagtgtctgtagggctgtgtgtgcgtgaatgctatagtgtctgtagggctgtgtgtgcgtgaatgctatagtgtctgtagggctgtgtgtgtgtgaacgctATAGTGTCTGTAGGGCTGTGTGCGCGTGAACGCTATAGTGTCTGTagggctgtgtgtgcgtgtgaatgctatagtgtctgtagggctgtgtgtgcgtgaatgctatagtgtctgtagggctgtgtgtgcgcgtgaatgctatagtgtctgtagggctgtgtgcgtgtgaatgctatagtgtctgtagggctgtgtgtgcgtgaatTCTATAGTGTCTGTAGGGCTGTGTGTGCATGAATGCTATAGTGTCTGTAGggctgtgtgtgcgtgaatgctatagtgtctgtagggctgtgtgtgcgtgaatgctatagtgtctgtagggctgtgtgtgcgtgaatgctatagtgtctgtagggctgtgtgtgcgtgaatgctatagtgtctgtagggctgtgtgtgcgtgaaagctatagtgtctgtagggctgtgtgtgcgtgaatgCTATAGTGTCTGTAGGGCTGTGTGCGCGTGAATGCTGTAGTGTCTGTAGggctgtgtgtgcgtgaatgctatagtgtctgtagggctgtgtgtgcgtgaatgctgtagtgtctgtagggctgtgtgtgcgtgaatgctatagtgtctgtagggctgtgtgtgcgtgaatgctgtagtgtctgtagggctgtgtgtgcgtgaatgctgtagtgtctgtagggctgtgtgtgcgtgaatgctatagtgtctgtagggctgtgtgtgcgtgaatgctatagtgtctgtagggctgtgtgtgcgtgaatgCTATAGTGTCTGTAGGGCTGTGTGTGCATGAATTCTATAGTGTCTgtagggctgtgtgtgtgtgaacgctatagtgtctgtagggctgtgtgtgcgtgaatgCTATAGTGTCTGCAGggctgtgtgtgcgtgaatgctatagtgtctgtagggctgtgtgtgcgtgaatgctatagtgtctgtagggctgtgtgtgcgtgaatgctatagtgtctgtagggctgtgtgtgcgtgaatgctatagtgtctgtagggctgtgtgtgtgcgcttcaTGTCAGGATTGTGTGTGCTTGTGATTGTAGGAGTTAAGTAGAGCTCAGCTccctgactgggcgtgtcttactgagcccagcccataatcaaggcatttttttgaattcgcaccctagtggcagctcagcagaaaccagggttttagttactctttaagcatTTCAAACACTTTCTGTGTGAGACATATTTCTGTGTTTACCCCCAGTTGACTGATTCCACTGTCTCGATGTCCAGAGGGTCCATGGACTGAGGCAGAGCTTGGTAGAACGACACCAGCCTGTCAGTGAGCAGCTGACAGAGCTCCGTGTTCTCAGTTAAACACTTGGCAGCAGACGGCTCTGGTAAACTGACCAGCAGCATCAGGCCCTCGCATGCCTTCACCACTATCCTCCCATCCTAGGGAGAGGAACACAAACCTTTGGATTATCATCACCACTTAAaaatagggatgcaccgaaattctGGCCACCGAACATTTTtagcccaaaagtgcattttcggtCAAAACCCTGGTCACCAAAACAAGATGTTGTAAAGACGCGAGCAAAACTTCGCGATCAACGCTCAccagaggtgtcccgatccgatattgatatcggtctgatatcagccagaaaacgaagatcacattttattggactgcatctaaaatcaccgttataagcgctccgataaaattttccgctccaACACTtttatccataggtgactgtggttcacactccaacaaagtaacctagtgttgctgactgttgttctctgtttgagtaacatcacatgatcaagccttttctaacattccacactacaaaataagcaataaaagtatgtatgattcgtgctgataacgtatcggatcaatatcggtatatgccgatacacaaggctgcaatatcgttatcatatcggaagtgaaaaagttgtatcgggacatccctaacgCGCACTTGTCTTGAAACTGGTCAACTTGTCCACGAACTCAAGGAGCAtctgtatttcaatacatctgagcagTAAAGCATcatcacaactgtacttggtccccgttataaagatcattacttggatggaGTTCAAATTAAACCAGCGCGCACAAGAAATGATGCATGCCGCAATCAAAGCACACAGAGCGTGTGCTTCTCTCAGACGTTTGGATAGTAAAAAAAGCTAAGAAGCCAATTTTCATCAAGAActtcactttgttttttaatgagaaaacatgtttattttgattCTTTCAGTAGCTCAGTCAGTAATAGgcctgtaaattattatttaatgtatgagtgagGACAAGttcaaagttttattttttatttcatattgtgcattgttggaatgtcggTGCTGAATAGATATTTTgtcattctttatttatttatttattgaagcattaatattaatttatccAATTGCACTGTTTCAATTTTAGTGATGTTAGTACACACTCAGAGTCATAAATGCAGTTTCAGTTTTCGACCTTGCttttctcattttcagttttggccaagaattttcattttggtgcatccctacttAAAACAGGACCTCCCTGGTGGTTACTTACAGGACTTTTTGTGAGGTTGAGCAAGGATGAGACCAGATTGTAGTTgttggtgttgttgttgttactgGGTGGACTGGaggcagaagcagcagcagcactgggCTGCTCAGTGGGAGTCTGACCCGTGTCTGGAGCTACCACGCTCTCCTTTGCTCCTGCAGTCACCACTGGGCTCCTTATCTCAGCTCGTTTTGACTTGTTCTGTAAAACCCATCAAGAAATATCTGGTCAAAGGTTTAGAAGAAGAATCTAATAATGTCTGACCCTGCAGGAGAAATCACAGCTATTCACCTCCAGGAAGAAGTTTACAAGGTAGGGATCCTGCTTCAGCTTGGCACAGACTATGCAGAGGAACTGGATCTCTTCGTTTTCAGTGGGAGCAGCCAGCACCTCCCCACACAGACGGATCAGTTTCTGTCAGTCACAGGGGGACAGGCGTTACACAACCTGTCAGTCAACAGACTGGACTAGGTACAAGACACTTCTAAACACATGTAAACTCACCTGTACAGGCCTGTGAACGTTAATGTGGGGCAAAAGCGGCTGTCGAATGTGTGCTAGCAGCTTAGTGTAAAAGGTGAGCACCTGCTGCCTCATTCCTGGAGGACACTAAAGAAAGAAcataaacaatatatttaaatatatgctTCCTACACAATTACAGATGCCTTGTTTGCTTCAGTGAGTCATTTTGCCAAGTCCGCACAATCTAAAAATACTCTCTTACGTCTGCTTTGCCCAACGTGTAGAGAGTCTCCAGGATCTTATGATGTAGGAGATACTCCATACAGGGTCCAGTTTCACCAGACTCCCGCTCACCCTCCTCCTGGGTCAGGATGTCCAGCATCTGCTCCAAGTGGGACGGGATGTTGGTGTCTGTGACGGGGGCTTTGTCATCtacaaataaacaatgtttGGACACAAAAGAATAATGTTCAATGATATCTGCTGtaaggctgggcaatatatcgaatttttaataaatatcgaTATATTTATCTAGGAGATATAGCATAGGACTATATCATAATATCGATATAATTCATGTAACATTAAAAGATTCTTCCGTAGAACCACCGGTAAGCCTTTTTCCCCTTTATCTGTCCCTCTTAACCCCGTTCCGCCTCTCTCTCCCTCATCCCTGTGATCGTAGCTGAAACAAACCACACTGAAAGCTACAATGATTCGTGCTGTGTCTCATGAAAGTGGGACTAGATTACCAAGGCAGTAGCCTACCATATTGCTAAGGACATGGTCCCCATAATAAGAAAGTCTATGACAGGCATAATGCTCAGGaaaagtgagtgagtgagtgagtgagtgagtgagtgagtgagtgagtgagtgagtgagtgtgtgtgtgtgtgtttgtgtgtgtgtggcagagaTCCAGAGGCCTCTGCAGGTCAATAACGTTGTAAACAGGACTCAAAACAACTTGTTACCGTCACACTGCGTGTTTAATATATCCAGAGGAAGCTCAAACCCTGCTTCTATGTCGTTTCAGACGGGAcggtaacagaaaagtaacattaaactTCGTACATGCGCTCAATACAAATCAGGAAGAAGGAAGGTCTGACTCAACTCTGACCTCACGTTACCATGGCTCCCTTGaa
Protein-coding regions in this window:
- the fhip2a gene encoding FHF complex subunit HOOK interacting protein 2A codes for the protein MFSKFTSILQHAVEALAPSLPLQEDFVYHWKAITHYYIETSDDKAPVTDTNIPSHLEQMLDILTQEEGERESGETGPCMEYLLHHKILETLYTLGKADCPPGMRQQVLTFYTKLLAHIRQPLLPHINVHRPVQKLIRLCGEVLAAPTENEEIQFLCIVCAKLKQDPYLVNFFLENKSKRAEIRSPVVTAGAKESVVAPDTGQTPTEQPSAAAASASSPPSNNNNTNNYNLVSSLLNLTKSPDGRIVVKACEGLMLLVSLPEPSAAKCLTENTELCQLLTDRLVSFYQALPQSMDPLDIETVESVNWGLDVYNLKEDAAVFTGKRALISFLSWLDYCDQLIKEAHKSAAVVMAKAVRERFFVAVMEPQLMQTSEVGILTSTALLNRIIRQVTSEALLLQMVYFLLGEERDAETAATITNDPLRHRLIEHCDHLSDEISIMTLRLFEQLIQKPEQHILHSLVLRSLEERNYQENKPQEEREPLENGQPHDAVDLEEDPMFGDDLSPDSRLSGSDWLSSSPPQSPDHMRPDGKTEVHKIVNSFLCLVPDEAKSSYHVEGTGYDTYLRDAHRQFRDYCGVCQRWDWRGHPKPLEKCDLELPFYEGHFLKVLFDRMGRILDQPYDVNLQVTAVLSKLSLLPHPHLNEYLLDPYINLAPGCRSLFSVIVRVVGDLMLRIHRIPDFTPKLLLVRKRLLGLEPEGITIDHMTLLEGVIVLEEFCKELAAIAFVKYHAAASSSP